Proteins encoded in a region of the Mucilaginibacter sabulilitoris genome:
- a CDS encoding ABC transporter permease, translating into MIRNNIKLMWRSLLKNRTYSFLNIFGLAIGIACAALIFLWVEDEVNFDVVNVKKDRLYLILENQKYDTYVFTESSTPGLMGPAMQTELPGIANTCRTTEGETSFLFAVGDRSFFASGKYADPSIFNMFTLQFAQGNAATAFLQLHSLVITQKTAKKFFGNDQNIIGKSIRVDNKHNYVVSGVLKDIPANSSVQFEWLMPYKVFFDQNPWLTNWGNQGTATYAELKPGVDPETINKQLYNYIQRREPTALGHSFLFAMNDWHLYSDFKDGKQTGGGQIEYVHLFTIIAWIILFIACINFMNLATARSEKRAREVGVRKVLGAGKKLLIGQFIGEALFMAFVAAFIAMVLVALILPVFNTLVQKQLTIGLGNPAHIVALLLITMVCGLVAGSYPALYLSSFNPVAVLKGVRLKSSGATFIRKGLVVLQFTVSIVLIICTIIVYQQIQHVKSRQLGFNKNNLIDMPMQGNMAQNYDLIKQDLLSTGYITNVALADHGIIYGGNNTSEMTWDGKPANSKVLISRRFVTPEFMETSGLTVLDGRNLTMADTVKPVRLLITKSLEKLMGKGSAVGKTLRHEGDTTSATIVGVVNDYVYGNMYGKPDPVMFLCASPNQTSVMYVRMKPGSDIEKVLTSMQNIMKKDNPAYPFDYRFVEDEFNQKFLSEALVSQLARVFASLAIIISCLGLFGLASYTAERRTKEIGIRKVLGASTSGLAGLLSGDFLKLVVLSCAVAFPLAYWAMQNWLKNYQYHIGINWWVFIVAGVVAILIALVTVSFQSIKAALANPVKSLRSE; encoded by the coding sequence ATGATCAGGAACAATATAAAACTCATGTGGCGTAGCCTGTTAAAGAACAGGACCTACAGTTTTTTAAACATATTTGGGCTGGCAATAGGAATAGCCTGTGCCGCCCTGATATTTTTATGGGTTGAGGATGAGGTAAATTTTGATGTTGTAAATGTAAAAAAAGACAGGTTGTATTTGATTTTGGAGAATCAGAAATATGATACCTATGTTTTTACAGAATCATCAACCCCGGGCTTAATGGGGCCGGCAATGCAAACCGAATTGCCCGGTATAGCCAATACGTGCCGTACAACAGAGGGGGAAACATCATTTCTGTTTGCCGTGGGCGACAGGTCGTTTTTTGCTTCCGGAAAATATGCCGACCCATCTATCTTTAATATGTTTACCCTGCAATTTGCACAGGGCAACGCGGCTACAGCTTTTTTACAGTTGCATTCATTGGTTATCACTCAAAAAACAGCAAAAAAGTTTTTTGGTAATGATCAAAACATAATAGGAAAAAGCATACGGGTTGATAATAAGCACAATTATGTAGTATCGGGGGTTTTAAAAGATATACCTGCAAATTCAAGTGTTCAGTTTGAATGGCTTATGCCATATAAGGTATTTTTTGATCAAAATCCATGGCTAACAAACTGGGGAAATCAGGGAACAGCCACCTATGCAGAGTTAAAACCGGGTGTTGATCCCGAAACCATAAATAAACAGTTATATAATTACATTCAAAGGCGTGAACCCACTGCACTGGGGCATTCCTTTTTGTTTGCCATGAACGACTGGCATTTATACAGTGATTTTAAGGATGGGAAACAAACCGGGGGCGGACAAATTGAATATGTGCACCTGTTTACCATTATAGCCTGGATTATTTTATTTATAGCCTGTATTAATTTCATGAACCTGGCCACGGCCCGCAGCGAAAAACGGGCCCGTGAAGTTGGAGTGCGAAAAGTATTGGGGGCAGGCAAAAAACTGCTGATAGGCCAGTTTATTGGCGAAGCTTTATTTATGGCCTTTGTCGCAGCTTTTATCGCCATGGTTTTGGTTGCGCTTATTTTACCTGTATTTAACACATTGGTTCAAAAACAGTTAACAATTGGTTTGGGTAACCCCGCCCATATCGTTGCACTGTTGCTTATCACTATGGTTTGCGGCCTGGTGGCAGGCAGTTATCCTGCACTATACCTGTCATCATTTAACCCGGTAGCAGTGCTTAAAGGTGTCAGGTTAAAAAGCAGCGGCGCAACGTTTATTCGTAAAGGTTTGGTAGTGTTGCAATTCACGGTTTCTATAGTGTTGATTATCTGTACTATTATTGTTTATCAGCAAATTCAGCATGTAAAAAGCCGGCAGCTTGGCTTTAATAAGAATAACCTTATTGATATGCCTATGCAAGGCAACATGGCTCAAAATTATGATCTGATAAAACAAGACCTTTTGAGTACAGGATATATAACCAATGTTGCCCTTGCAGATCATGGTATTATTTATGGTGGAAACAACACTTCAGAAATGACCTGGGATGGAAAACCGGCCAATTCAAAAGTATTGATATCACGAAGATTTGTTACACCCGAGTTTATGGAAACATCCGGCCTTACGGTGCTCGATGGCCGAAACCTTACGATGGCAGATACCGTCAAACCAGTCCGTTTATTGATCACTAAGTCATTAGAAAAACTAATGGGGAAAGGAAGTGCCGTAGGTAAAACACTTCGGCATGAGGGAGATACCACCAGCGCTACAATAGTTGGTGTAGTAAATGATTATGTATATGGTAACATGTATGGCAAGCCTGATCCGGTAATGTTTCTGTGCGCATCTCCAAATCAAACATCGGTAATGTATGTGCGCATGAAACCAGGCAGCGATATTGAAAAGGTTTTGACCAGCATGCAAAACATTATGAAAAAGGATAATCCGGCGTATCCGTTTGATTATAGATTTGTTGAAGATGAGTTTAACCAGAAGTTTTTGTCTGAAGCCCTGGTGAGTCAACTTGCAAGGGTGTTTGCCTCCCTTGCCATCATTATTTCGTGCCTGGGCCTGTTCGGATTGGCGTCTTACACAGCCGAACGCAGAACAAAAGAAATAGGGATCCGTAAAGTGCTTGGTGCCAGCACATCTGGTTTGGCAGGCTTGCTTTCGGGCGACTTTTTAAAATTAGTGGTGCTGTCATGCGCTGTAGCTTTTCCTCTGGCTTATTGGGCAATGCAAAACTGGTTAAAAAACTATCAGTACCACATAGGTATAAACTGGTGGGTATTTATTGTAGCTGGTGTGGTTGCCATATTAATAGCTTTGGTTACGGTTAGCTTTCAATCTATCAAGGCTGCATTGGCAAACCCGGTGAAAAGTTTAAGGAGTGAGTAG